Genomic segment of Panicum virgatum strain AP13 chromosome 2K, P.virgatum_v5, whole genome shotgun sequence:
CTGCGGTGGCCGCGCACCGACCGGCAGACCCACGGGTGGCTTCGCCTCCGGTCGCCGTCGCTTTTGAATGCCTTGCCGCGTTTTGGCACGACGTCGTACTTGTACACCCCCAGGGTTTGATAGATGCCAACATCATTGGAGGAGGATTTGTCGAATTTATTTTgaaggatttttcaaaagaaatggTGGAATAATAATGGTTCCAAATGGGGAAAGGTAGCTTCCCATCCACCTGTTGGCTGCATATATGATCGATAACTGATTCTCTCAATAATCCATGACTACATACATATTCTTGGAAGATCAAACCTATCTCATGAATAATGGCCAACAAGTTAAGGGCAAGTTGCCCTAAAAAAAAGTTAAGGGCAAGTGGAAAATCCAGTTTTGAACGGTTTGCATGACAATATCTGGTTCTGATGGATGGATCATACATATTTTCACACAATTAGAGGTGATAATGTATCGATAGCCCTAATGCCCTTTCACAATCCGACTCGATCGTAGCCTTTTTAGCTCATAAACATTGTACTCATCTGTAGGGGTTAATTGGATCTGTGACATTATAACTTCATCATTTTTAAATCACACCAATGCTTCTCGAGTAACTATGCcggtgccattacaattcacctgATATTGGGAATACACCACTATGTACGCTGGATACCGGTTTGGGCCCAGTTGCAGGCGGATGGAGGCGTCCTCCACCCTACGATATTTTTGTATGGACGATTTTGCCCGCCCCTCGGAGTGGATAAGGCCCTCCGGTCCTCCTCTGACCTCTGTCGTATCCATTCACGCTCGCCtatggccggcgccggcggcgaggtaggggtcgacggcggcggcgggaaagGAGAGCCGGCCTGTGAGATCCCCGACGAGATCATGGACAAGATCCTGCTATTACGAAATCCTGCATGCTCGTCTCCTCCCCACACAtcctccgccaccaccgcacACTGCACAGGGACCCAGAGCGCTCCTCGGGGTCTTCCCCTTCTCCCTGAGCTgcaccggaggaggaggagcgcgaggCCGCCGCATACCCGGCGCCCGCCCCGCGGCTTTCCCCAGCACAGTagcctcctccctctctttctTCTCCATCTCCGACTTGGTGCCGGCCATACCGAGTTCAGCACGCCGCAGCACGCTCCGGCTCTACCCGCTCGCTCCAGTCACCTAGTGGTAGTGGCGCCGCCCGCCTGCCCACACGCTCGCTTGGCGGTAGTGTAGCAGCGGCGCAGTGGCCACCCGCGCGCTCACCCGATGgtagcggcggtggcgcggccaaCCCGCATGCTCGCCCGGCGACACCAGCAGCGCCGCGGTGGCCCACCCACGCGCTTGCCTGGCGGAAGCGCAGCGGCATGCACGCGCGTACTCGCCCGGCGGCAGCATGGCGGCCGCCCACGCGCGCTTGCCGGTCAAGGGGGCTGGGCTCGAGCTTGCTAGGCCGGGGACGGGGCTCCAGCCAGCTAGActggggcggcggcctgcggccGGTGGTGCGGCACGCTATGCCCGCAGCGTCGCTGCGCCGACCTGCTAGCGGGATGCGATGGAGGTGGGGGTCGAGCAGGGCGGCGCGCATGGCTGGCGGCAACACTATCCAAAGACGCGCGGGCGCCGCTGCAGGGGACGGCGGTGTCTCAGCTGCGGCAAGAGAGCGGCGGAGGCTGGAGGCCCGCTGGCCTGTAGGGGCATGGTGCTCATAGTGCAGATCGGAGGTGCGGCCGGGAACAAGGAAGAAAGTGGATGGGAGAGGGATGACAAGTGGGTCCGATGCGTCATAGAGTGGGACGGAGGGAGACTAGCAAGGGTAAAAGTGTTCATGCGAAAGTACGTTAGTTTTGGGATGCCGGAACATGGGCCCAATACGTCTTCTGGTGTTCATAATGGCGTATTTCAATGTAGGAAACAATTGTAATGGTATTGACATAGTTTTCTAAATAGTAATGGTGTGTTTCAAAAACGACGGAGTTATAATGGCACAGATCCAATTAATCCTTTTCTCTATTCCTTTCTTTCTACACCACAATGTATTCCAAGCAGCATACCTGCTTGTTTGTGCTTGTGCCTAAACTAAATCTCGCCTGAAGAAGTGAAGATGAACAATACTCTAGCCACCTACTCGTGCCTAAACTAAATCTCGCCTGAAGAAGTGAAGATGAACAATGCTCTAGCCAGCCACCTACTCCACACTAGAAGTAGCGGCTGCATTGCTCCATCTGACCAAACCCATGgtatcacacacacacatgtgCATTTTCCATTTGCATGAAGGGTCCTCTAGCTCTTTCCAGCGAGCGTACTACTGTATAGCCAGGAATACACGGCAAGCTGTACGCGCAGACAGTACCCAAACAAAAGCGCAGCATGCGAGCGATGCCCACAAGTGGATGGATAAGGAACGAAGGTGACAAGACGGGGGGATGCGGAGGCCGGCGATTGGGCGGCAGGctgctcgtggcggaggcggaggcggaggcggaggcgggggagGCTCAGATTCGCCTGCCATGGCTGGCTGGTCGATCGATCGATGCCGCAGCGCCCCAGATGGCAGATGCCCTGCCTGCAGGAAGCCGACATGCCGGCCGGAACGCGATCGAGAGCGGCCCGCGCCTGTATTCTTTTGATGAGATGAGAGGCGCTCGCTACGCGCCACCGGTGGACGTGATCGATGTGAGCTCTGGCAGTGGCCAGGCCAGGGCCAGCCGTGAGTTGATTTGAGATCGAGCGGTGGTTTTATCTGGCGCCGATGCTACACGTGTGTGTACTACCGCTGCTACCTTTCTCAGTGCGAGCTTTCAGGTTCTTGATAAGCGCCTCTGTTCCTTCCTGCATATAGGGTAGAGCTCTGAAGCTGTCCGGTCACATCGTCGCGTCGTTTCGGCAAAAATGGCAGGTGCTTATTAGGGGCCGAGAGCAGAAAATTTGGTTAACAAAGTAGAAATGCTGTCAAGAAACAACCACTTATAGGTCTTTTTTTACAATGATGAAAAGATCCTTGGTTCGTCAACGTCTCCCAAAATGTCTACCAGTTTTCTAGTGTGGCGATAGTCCACGTCATTACTCATTAGCTCCTTGCATCCCTCATTGCTTGCCTGCAGGCGTCATCTGAAGGAGCGGAGGGCTCGCCCtcgctctcgccgccggccggaacCCAGGTTGGCTCGGCAGCAGCTCTGAAATCGACTCTAGGAGGCGGCAGCTTCTCAAACAGGTACTCCCTGATGTTTTCCAGCGCTCCCTTGTCGTAAGGATTGGGCGAGCTGTGATACCTTCCCTTTTCCATCTCATGGCTTGTCTGCATAACCACAAAATTAAGGGCAGCTCACTGGCTACCTTACTACTTgtgaaagtaaaaaaaaaaagtgctaGTAGGTCAAAATGTCAAATCAATATGATTTTAGGAACCATAGGAAAATAAGAACAAAAATGAAAATCAGAGTTGTATCTGGTTCTGACTAATTATTTCTCTAGATGGATTCAGCGTTGAACCATATATATGAGAAATAATCGTTTGTTCTGAATGGCAACATTATGCAGAATTTAACATTATTACTGGAAAAGTTATAGACTGTACCGTGTTCTTGGCTATGAGGAATGCATGGAAGGCTAGAAGGCACCCAAGGGCACAGATTGTCATGAAGCTGAATGCCGCAAGAACGAATGATTCAGGCAAAGTTCTGACCAAACTGAAGACTCCTGCATTGGTAATATCCATCTTGGTTCTAATTCTTCTCACTGTGAACGCGAACATGAACGTGTAGAACACTAACGCCGAGCTCAGAAACAGCATGTAGAACCTGTAGTTTCTCTGCAGAGGCAAAAGGATTTTAGACACCAGACATTACTTTCTTCCCGTTTGATCTGAAGATTTTGCAAGCGATGTGATAAGCTGTCGATCATACCAGTCCTATGCACTGGCTTATCCAGGGGCAGTGGTAATCGAATTTGTCGACGCAGTTGTCGCAGACGGCGCAGTGGGAGCTTCTTGGAGGGCGGTGGATCTTGCAGGTCTCGCAGAACTTCAACCTGACCTCCACACCATTGACGGCGACGAACCTGGCAGCACGTGTTCCATCTTCTTCAGACGACGGTGATGCCTGGTTTCTCGGTATGATTCCGGGGTCGCTTGTCGCAGCCAGTAGCAAACTAGCAGTCGCCTATGAACAAGCATGTCATTGCTAGTCTTAGAATAATCTTAGTATGCGATGACTGTAATAAACTAGTATCATGTGCTAATTAACATTCGTGAACTGTGCGACGAGGTTGTGTTCATATGTACTGACGGCTGCCAATAGGATCAGGGAGGAGGACGCAGGGAGGAGGATCCGGTGCGCGGGCGACGAATCGATGACGCGGGCCAAGAAAATCCATTCTGAAAGGAGAAGTGCCATGGCTGACAGGATCAGGCCCCGCGGGTCGGGGCCGCAGATCACGCGGCCATCCAAGAAAAACACCTGAAATTTCAGATGCATGTCAAATTAAATGAGCATACAATCCCGTTGTGAATGTGAACTGAACATTTGCCATTCTGTCTAAAAAAAAACACTGACTGCAGTTGCAGACACCTGACTGGACCGTGCCACCGTGGTCCCTGAGTTTCAGTTCCCAGTGCAAGGAGAGGTAGCACAGATAGATATCTCTATATACGGAGACGACCATGCTTACGTTTCTTCCAGGCCAGACTTGGTgcaccctcgccggcggcgacggcggaagcGGCAGGCCGCGGCTGAAGCAGGACGGCGTCAGGGATCGGAGAACGCCGCAAGCAGTGGCAGTCCTGATCGGATCGCGCGTGTCGGAGGAGGGACAACCATCAGGTGCTCCGGTTCCGGCGCTCCTCGAGTGGCCTTGGTCGTGACGCTCTTGCATCTCTCGTTCTTGATCAGCGGAGTACTCCATGGCCGCCAGCCTGCTCTTGATCTCGGTACGCTGGCGAAAGAGGGGAAAGTTAGCGGGAcaaccgccgcgcgcgcgcgaggaACTGGTTATGGATTGATTAGGCTCGGCCCAGGTGCGCTTCGTCGAACGGGCCCAATCCAGCCCATCGAGTGCTGGGTCGGTGTAAGGGTTGAAAGATGTCTAAAATGTGAAAGGTTGGGTGGTTGCAGGGCTGTGTGTGTATGGCTCAAAAAGGCAAAAAAATGTGTGTGTATGAGTGGGGGGTGTGTGTGGAGTG
This window contains:
- the LOC120695504 gene encoding probable protein S-acyltransferase 5 — translated: MEYSADQEREMQERHDQGHSRSAGTGAPDGCPSSDTRDPIRTATACGVLRSLTPSCFSRGLPLPPSPPARVHQVWPGRNVFFLDGRVICGPDPRGLILSAMALLLSEWIFLARVIDSSPAHRILLPASSSLILLAAVSTYEHNLVAQFTNATASLLLAATSDPGIIPRNQASPSSEEDGTRAARFVAVNGVEVRLKFCETCKIHRPPRSSHCAVCDNCVDKFDYHCPWISQCIGLV
- the LOC120696179 gene encoding probable protein S-acyltransferase 7, which encodes MLFLSSALVFYTFMFAFTVRRIRTKMDITNAGVFSLVRTLPESFVLAAFSFMTICALGCLLAFHAFLIAKNTTSHEMEKGRYHSSPNPYDKGALENIREYLFEKLPPPRVDFRAAAEPTWVPAGGESEGEPSAPSDDACRQAMRDARS